The genome window CCCGGTCGGCGGCTTCAATCTGGTGACCCTGCTGGTCGCGTTCGGCGGCGCCGTCCTGCTGCTGTTCCTGCTGGGTCTGGTCAAGCGTCGCGCCTGATCCCCTCCGCTACGATCATCGACGAAAGGGCGGCCCGCGCGGGCCGCCCTTTTTCGTGCTCGTTGCGCCCCTGTAGCGAACCCTCGTGGGGCGGACCTTCCCGCCCGACAGGGGCCCGGGCCTACAGCATCGCCGGAATGACGCGGTCCGGCGGTCGGTGGCCGTTCTGGAAGGTCATCACGTTCAGGATCACGCGGTCGCCCATGTCCTGACGCGCCTCCAGCGTCGCCGATCCCAGATGGGGCAACAGCACGACATCGGGCCGTCCGATCAGGCCCGGGTGGATCGCCGGTTCGTTCTCATAGACGTCCAGTCCGACGCCGGAGAGGGCGCGCCGCGCCACCGCCTCGGCCAGGGCCGCCTCGTCGATCAGTTCGCCCCGCGCCGTATTCACCAGGATGGCATGCGGCTGCAGCAGGCCCAGTCGCCGGCCCGACAGCAGGTGATGGGTGTCTTTCGTCGCCGGGCAGTTCAGCGAAATCACATCCATGCGCGACAGCATCTGGTCCAGATCGTCCCAGTAGGTCGCGCCCAGTTCCTCCTCGATCCGGGGGCTGACGGGCTTGCGGTTGTGATAGTGGACCTGCAGTCCGAACGCCCGCGCGCGCCGGGCCAGGGCCTGGCCGATCCGGCCCATGCCGACGATTCCCAGCCGCTTGCCCCACAGCTTGCGCCCGCACATCCAGGTCGGGGTCCAACCCTCGAACCGCCCTTCGGCCACCACCTGGGCACCCTCGACGATGCGGCGGCTGACGGCCAGGATCAGACTCATGGCCAGATCGGCGGTATCCTCCGTCAGGACGCCGGGCGTGTTGGTGACGATGATCTGGCGGGCGACGGCCGCGTCGATGTCGATGTGATCCACGCCCGCGCCGAAGTTGGCGATCATCTTCAGCCGGTCGCCCGCCCCGGCGATCAGGCCGGCGTCGATCTCGTCGGTGATGGTGGGCACCAGGACATCGGCGCGCTGCACCGCCGCTTCCAGCGCCGCGCGGTCGAAGGGAATGTCCTTCAGGTTCAGCTCGGCGTCGAACAGCTCGCGCATGCGGGTCTCGACCGCGTCCGGCAATCTTCTGGTTAAGACGACCTTAAGCCGGGCGTTGGACATAGGAGCCTTGGGTTTTCAATGGGCGACCGCGCCGGTCTGCCCGCCTGCGACGGGTCTCCACCGGTGTCTAGCAAGTCTCGCGGCCACGTCCAAAGCCTCTCGCGCCGGATCGGAGGCCTCGTGGCCGTCGTCGCCTGTGCCGTTCTGGCCGGCGCGGGCGCGACCATGCCGGACGGACGCCCCACGCCCACGGGGCTGGAGGTCCCGCGCTGGGTCTCGCTGAAGTCCACTCACGTCCGCGCCCGCCAGGGTCCGGGGCTCGACTACCGCATCCTGTGGGAATACCGCGCCGCGGGCCTGCCGGTCCAGGTGATCGCCGAAACGCGCGAGTGGCGAAAGATATGCGATCCCGAACACGGCGTCGCCTGGATCAACCGCAGCGTCGCCTCCGGCCGACGCGGGGCCTTCAATGGCAGCGATGTCGAGGTGGCGGTGCATGCCGCTCGCAACGCCCGGTCGCCCGTACGCGCCCGTTTCAGCCCCCGCTCTGTCGTCGCCCTGGACGAGTGCCGGGATGGCTGGTGCCGCGTCCGGGCGCACAAGCTCAAGGGCTGGCTGCCCCAGGGGTCCGTCTTCGGCACCCAGCCGACGGCCCAGTGCGACGCGCGCCGTGGGGCGGGCGAGGCAGGGTAGCGCCCCGAACTTTCTCCGCCCCGCGAAGGGCAGGGAGAGTGCCGTAGTGGTTGAGCCCTCCATCGTGCTCGTGTAACCCCGGCGCAACACACCGGAGCGGCCACGCCTTGAACACTTCGCAATACCCGTCGTCCTTCGACCACGCCGCCCTGCTGGCTTCGGGCCGGGGGGAGCTGTTCGGGCCGGGCAATGCCCAGCTGCCGGCCCCGCCCATGCTGATGTTCGACCGGATCACCGAGATCAACGGCGATGGCGGCGAGCATGGCAAGGGCTATGTCGAGGCCGAGCTGGATATCCATCCCGACCTCTGGTTCTTCGCCTGCCACTTCATCAATGACCCGGTCATGCCCGGTTGCCTGGGTCTGGACGCCATGTGGCAGCTGGTCGGCTTCTATCTCGGCTGGATCGGCGGACCGGGCCGGGGCCGGGCGCTGGGCGTGGGCGAGGTCAAGTTCACCGGCCAGGTCACGCCGGACATCCGGAAGGTGACCTACAAGATCACGCTCAAACGGGTCATCAACCGTCGTCTGGTCATGGGAATCGCCGACGGGGTGATGGAAGCCGACGGCGTGCCTATCTATACGGCGACCGACATGCGCGTCGGTCTGTTCCAGGCGGGCGAAAAGCCCGTCGACGCCTGAAACCAAACCAATACCGCGGTCAACGCGGAGCCTTAGGTCAGAGAAGGAAACTGCATGCGGCGTGTCGTCGTCACGGGTCTGGGTATCGTCTCCTCCATCGGCACGGGCCGGGATGAGGTCACGGCGTCGCTGCGCACAGCACGATCGGGTGTGGTCGCTGCCCCGGATCATATCCAGCACGGCTTCCGCTCCCAGGTCTGGGCCCCGCCGTCGCTGGGCGCCACCGCCGAGGACTGGGCACCGCTGGTGGACCGTCGCGCCGCGCGCTTCCTCGCCAACGGCACGGCCTGGGGTCACATCGCCTTCGAGGAGGCGCTCAGGGACTCCGGCATGACGCCGGAAGAGATCCGGGACGACCGCATCGGCCTGATCGTGGGCGAAGGCGGGCCCTCGACCCAGGTCATTCTTCAGGCCGCCCAGACCACGATCGAAAAGGGCGCGCCCAAGCGGATCGGACCCTTCGCCGTGCCCAAGGCCATGGCGTCCGGCCCCTCGGCGGTCCTGTCGACCTGGTTCCAGATGCGCGGCGTCAACTATTCGATCTCCTCGGCCTGCGCGACCTCGGCCCACTGCATCGGCGCGGGGGCCGAACAGATCCAGTGGGGCAAGCAGGACGTGGTCTTCGCCGGTGGTGTCGAGGACATCGACTGGTCCATGTCCAACATGTTCGACGCCATGGGTGCCATGTCGTCCGACTTCAATGCGACGCCCTCGGTGGCCTCCAGGGCCTATGACGTCGCCCGCGACGGCTTCGTCATCGCCGGCGGTGCCGGGATCGTGGTGCTGGAAGAGTACGAGCGGGCCGTCGCCCGCGGTGCCCGGATCTATGCCGAGGTCGTCGGCTATGGCGCCAATGCCGATGGCTACGACATGGTCGCGCCCTCGGGCGAGGGGGCCGAGCGCTGCATGAAGATCGCCATGGCCCAGGCCGGAGGCCGCAGGATCGACTATCTGAACCCCCACGGCACCTCGACGCCGGTCGGGGACAGCAAGGAGATGGGCGCCGTCCGCAACGTCTTCGGCACCGACATGCCGCTGATCTCCTCGACCAAGTCCCTGACGGGCCACAGCCTCGGCGCGGCGGGCGCTCAGGAAGCGATCTATTCGCTGCTGATGCTCGACAACGGCTTCGCCGCCGAAAGCGCCCACATCGAAAACCTCGATCCGGAGTTCGAGGGGATGCCGATCCTGCGCGAACGCAAGGACGTCGAACTGACCACCGTCATGTCCAACAGCTTCGGCTTCGGCGGCACCAACGGGACGGTGATCTTCTCCAAGGTGTGAGCCGGTGAGGGCATAATCCCTCACCCTTTCGCGCAAGTCTGATCGCCTGGGGCTCTCAGGCGCTCAAGCCCTCTCCCTGCGGGAGAGGGTTCTCGTTGATCGGCCCCCCTGCTAGGTGGGCCAAAGAGGAGACACACGATGGCCACCGAATCCGCCTGGAACATGCCCGCGGGCGAACTCATGAAGGGCAAGAAGGGCCTGATCATGGGGGTGGCCAACGCCAACTCCATCGCCTGGGGTATTGCCTCCCAGCTGGCGGCCCAGGGGGCGGAGCTGGCCTTCACCTATATGGGCGAGGGGCTGGAGCGTCGCGTGCGACCCCTGGCGGAAAGCGTGGGCGCCAAACTGCTGATCCAGGCCGACGTCACCGACGACGCCTCGATGGACGCGGCCTTCGCGGCCCTGGAGGCCGAATTCGGCACGATCGACTTCGTCGTCCACTCCGTCGCCTTCGCCAACAAGGACGAGCTGAAGGGCTCCTTCATCGACAATACCAGCCGCGACAGCTTCCTGCTGGCCATGAACATCAGCTGCTTCAGCTTCGTCGATGTGGCGCGTCGGGCGTCGAAGATCATGCCCAACGGCGGGTCGATGGTCACCATGACCTATCTCGGTTCGGAACGGGCCATCCCGAACTACAACACCATGGGCGTGGCCAAGGCGGCGTTGGAGGCCGCGACCCGCTACATCGCCCGCGACCTGGGTCCCCGGGGCATCCGCGTCAACGCCATCTCGGCCGGGGCCATGCGGACGCTTTCTCTGGCCGGAATCTCGGGCGGCCGGGGCATGATTGCCCAGGGCCGCGCGATGTCGGCCATGAAGGAGGACACCTCGATGGAGGGCGTCGCCGGCGCCGCCCTGTGGCTGTGCTCGGACCTCGGCTTCTCGACCACCGGCGAGGTCGTCCACGTCGACGCCGGCTTCCACATGATGGGGCTGGCGGGGGACGAGGAGGGGTGATGCGCGACACTTGCGAGATCAAGGCGTTCAAGCAATGGCACTCGATCACCCTTGAAGCGGCGCTGACGACCTACGCTCGACGAGAATTCCGCTGTCCTGAGTGCCAAGGTCAGATTCGCGCTCACAAGGAGGGGTCGTCTGGCGTCCCCCGCGCACATTTCGAACACCTGGTCGCAAATCCGGGGTGTTCTCTGGGTAACTGCTTTAGCGGCACCCCGGCGAGACATCTTCGCCCGCTGGCTTGAGACCTGATGATCCAGGACAGGGTGGGGATCGTCGGTCCCCGGACCACCATCCATGTCATGCGCCGACCTGACGGCCGCAAGAGCAGGGACTCTTGCCGGCTGCTGTGAGCCGTCAGACTTCGTCGGCTTGCCCGACCTGCACAAGCGGGGCCATATCGGGCGTCAGCAACGCGGAGGTGCCGGATGGCCCACAAGTTCGAAATCTACAAGGACAAGGCCGGCGAGTTCCGCGTCCGGTTCAAGTACAATTCCGAGGTGATCTTCTCGACCGAGGGCTATTCCGACAAATCGGGTGCCAAACGCGCGATCGAGTCGATCAAGAAGCACGTCGGCGACGCAGAGACCGAAGAGGTCTAGTCCGGCTCGCGCTCGCCGACCTCGTTCGGGCGGATGGCCAGCAGCCAGCCGTCCGACAGGTGCAGTTCCGGCGTTGCGGCCCGGGTGAACGGCAGGAACCAGGTCGGCCCGCCCGCAGCGGGTGCGATCTCCAGCATGTCGTCGGCCCCGAAATTCTGTACTGCCTTCACCGTGCCCAGAACGACGCCGTCGGGATCGCGGGCCTCCACCCCGATCAGGTCTGCCAGATAGAATTCGTCCTCGTCCGGGGCCGGAAACCGCTCGCGCGGGACGTGGAGCTTGAGGTTCCGCAGCGCATCGGCCTCCTCCCTGGTGGCGACCTCCTTCACCCGGCCGACGATGCCGTCCTTCGTCGGCCGGGCCGACAGGACGGTCAGGGCGTGCGACCCGTCGGCGCGCAGCAGGGGACCATAGGCCGTCAGAGCCAGAGGGTCGGCCGTATAGGCCGTGATCTTGACCTCGCCCTTCACGCCGAAGCCGCCCGCGACATGGCCGACAAGGATGAGTTTGGCCGTCATCGTCCCCTCTCCCGGAGGGAGAGGGCTTGAGCGCCCCAGAGCGCAGCGATCGGACTCGCGCGAAAGGGTGAGGGGTTAAGGTGGGGGCCGGTCAGACCGTAACCCCTCACCCGACCGCGCAAGGACGACGGGCTGAGCCTGCCGTGCGCGGTCTCCCTCTCCCGCCGGGAGAGGGAGATCACGCTTAAGCCTCGGTCTTTTCTTCCTCGGCAGCGCCTTCGGCCGGAGCCTCTTCAGTGGCCGGGGCCTCCTCAGCCGGAGCGGCTTCGGCCGCAGCCTCGGCGGGAGCCTCTTCAGCGGCGGCTTCCTCGGCAGGGGCCTCTTCGACCGGCGGTGCGTTCCTGGCGGCTTCGGCGGCCGCGGCCGCTTCTTCCCGGGCGCGTTCGGCGGCTTCGGCAGCCTCGATCTTGGCGGCGGCTTCGGCCTCGGCGCGGTCGGCTTCGCGCTGGGCGCGTTCGGCCGAGCGTTCCTGGGCCTTCTTGCCCGGGGTGCCCTTGTTCGGGTTGTTGCCCTGGGTCCACTTGACCTTGCCGGCCAGGGCTTCGTCCTGGCTCAGGAAGCGGGCAACGCGGTCGGTCGGCTGGGCACCCTTGCCGAGCCATTCCGAGATGCGCTCCGCCTTGAGCGTCACGCGGGGCTTGTCGCCATCCTTGGGCAGCATCGGGTTGTAGGTGCCGACGCGCTCCAGGAACTTGCCGTCGCGCGGCGAATGCGAGTCCGCGACGACGATATAGTAGTAGGGGCGCTTCTTGGTGCCGCCACGGGCCAGACGAATCTTCAGCATGTCAGTCTTCTTTCAGGGAGATCAGTTGGGTTTCTTGGGAAGGCCGGGCAGGCCCGGAAGGCCCCCCGGCAGTGATCCGCCGCCCAGGCCGGAAAGCCGGTCCTGAAGGGCCTTGATTTCGTCCTCGGACGGCTCGGGCATCCGCCCGCCGCCGAGGGATTTGAGGCGCGAGATGTCGGGACCGCCGATGCCGCCCATACCCCCGCCCCCGCCGGGCATTCCGGGCATACCGCCCATCATCGCCGCCATCTTCTGCAGATTGCCGCGCCCGCCCCTCGACAGGGACTTGACCATATCGGCCATCTGGCGGTGCTGCTTGAGCAACCGGTTGATGTCCTGGACCTCGACACCGGCGCCGGCCGCGACGCGCTTCTTGCGGCTGGCGTTCAGCAGGTCGGGCTTCCTGCGCTCGGCCTTGGTCATCGAAGAGATGATGGCTTCCTGGCGCAGGATCATCCGGTCGTCGATGTTCTGCTCGGCCATCTGGGCCTTCATCTTCGCCACGCCGGGCAGCATGCCCATGATGCCCTGAAGGCCGCCCATCTTCTTCATCTGCTGCAGCTGGGCCGCCAGGTCGTTCAGGTCGAACTGTCCCTTGGCCAGCTTTTTGGCCATGGCCTCGGCCTTGGCCTGGTCCAGTTCCGTCGCGGCCTTCTCGACCAGGGCGACGATGTCCCCCTGACCCAGGATCCGGCCAGCGACGCGGCGGGCGTCGAACACCTCCAGCGCGTCGACCTTCTCGCCCGACCCCATGTATTTGATCGGCAGGCCGGTGACCGCCCGCATCGACAGCATGGCCCCGCCGCGCCCGTCGCCGTCGGCCCGGGTCAGGATCAGGCCGGTCAGGGGCAGGCGTTCATGGAAGGCCCTGGCGGTGCGGACCGCATCCTGGCCGGTCAGGCTGTCGGCGACCAGAAGGGTCTCGACCGGACTGGCGATGGCGGCGACCTCGGCCACCTCGTTCATCAGGCCTTCGTCGAGGGTGATGCGGCCTGCGGTGTCGAGGATCAGGACGTCGAAGCCCTGAAGCTTCGCCGAGGTCAGGGCCCGCCGCGCGATCTGGACCGCGCTCTCGCCCGCCACGATCGGCAGGACCGCGACCTCGATCTGTTTGCCCAGCTGCGCCAGCTGTTCCATGGCCGCCGGACGCCGCGTGTCCAGCGAGGCCATCATGACCTTCTTGCGATCGAACTTCGTCAGCCGCAGCGCCAGCTTGGCGGAGGTGGTGGTCTTGCCCGACCCCTGCAGGCCGGCCATCAGCAGGACGGCGGGCGGGGTGGCGTTCAGGTTGAGCGGGGTCGGCTCCTCGCCGCCCAGCATCTCGACCAGGCCGTCATAGACGATCTTGATGACCTGGTCGGCGGGGCGGACCGAACGGATGACCTCTTCGCCCGTGGCCTTTTCCGTAGCGAAGGCGATGAAGTCCTTGACGACCGGCAGGGCGACGTCGGCCTCCAGCAGGGCCACGCGCACTTCGCGCATTGCCTCTGAGACGTCCTTTTCGGACAGGGCACCGCGGCCGGTGATCCGGTCGAAAACGCCTGTCAGCCGCTCGTTCAGAGCCTCGAACATAAACACCTCATTGGGGCGGGTGACGCGGCTCCATACGACAACGGCCCCTGGCGACGATCACGTCGGCAGGGGGTTCTCGCCATCCTCGTCCGGTCGAAACCGGGGTCGTGATGGTGGAGACGCGAGGTTCACTTGCGCCGGAAGCGCGGGCTTATGCACGATGTTCCTCCTGTGGGCAACACGCAGCTTTGGCTTGAGGTCTCGGTGAATTTGACGGGTGACGCCTGCCGCACGGATGCCTAATGATTAACGGGAACG of Brevundimonas subvibrioides contains these proteins:
- a CDS encoding enoyl-ACP reductase FabI yields the protein MPAGELMKGKKGLIMGVANANSIAWGIASQLAAQGAELAFTYMGEGLERRVRPLAESVGAKLLIQADVTDDASMDAAFAALEAEFGTIDFVVHSVAFANKDELKGSFIDNTSRDSFLLAMNISCFSFVDVARRASKIMPNGGSMVTMTYLGSERAIPNYNTMGVAKAALEAATRYIARDLGPRGIRVNAISAGAMRTLSLAGISGGRGMIAQGRAMSAMKEDTSMEGVAGAALWLCSDLGFSTTGEVVHVDAGFHMMGLAGDEEG
- a CDS encoding 2-hydroxyacid dehydrogenase, which gives rise to MSNARLKVVLTRRLPDAVETRMRELFDAELNLKDIPFDRAALEAAVQRADVLVPTITDEIDAGLIAGAGDRLKMIANFGAGVDHIDIDAAVARQIIVTNTPGVLTEDTADLAMSLILAVSRRIVEGAQVVAEGRFEGWTPTWMCGRKLWGKRLGIVGMGRIGQALARRARAFGLQVHYHNRKPVSPRIEEELGATYWDDLDQMLSRMDVISLNCPATKDTHHLLSGRRLGLLQPHAILVNTARGELIDEAALAEAVARRALSGVGLDVYENEPAIHPGLIGRPDVVLLPHLGSATLEARQDMGDRVILNVMTFQNGHRPPDRVIPAML
- the rpsP gene encoding 30S ribosomal protein S16; this encodes MLKIRLARGGTKKRPYYYIVVADSHSPRDGKFLERVGTYNPMLPKDGDKPRVTLKAERISEWLGKGAQPTDRVARFLSQDEALAGKVKWTQGNNPNKGTPGKKAQERSAERAQREADRAEAEAAAKIEAAEAAERAREEAAAAAEAARNAPPVEEAPAEEAAAEEAPAEAAAEAAPAEEAPATEEAPAEGAAEEEKTEA
- the fabA gene encoding 3-hydroxyacyl-[acyl-carrier-protein] dehydratase FabA → MNTSQYPSSFDHAALLASGRGELFGPGNAQLPAPPMLMFDRITEINGDGGEHGKGYVEAELDIHPDLWFFACHFINDPVMPGCLGLDAMWQLVGFYLGWIGGPGRGRALGVGEVKFTGQVTPDIRKVTYKITLKRVINRRLVMGIADGVMEADGVPIYTATDMRVGLFQAGEKPVDA
- the ffh gene encoding signal recognition particle protein, which codes for MFEALNERLTGVFDRITGRGALSEKDVSEAMREVRVALLEADVALPVVKDFIAFATEKATGEEVIRSVRPADQVIKIVYDGLVEMLGGEEPTPLNLNATPPAVLLMAGLQGSGKTTTSAKLALRLTKFDRKKVMMASLDTRRPAAMEQLAQLGKQIEVAVLPIVAGESAVQIARRALTSAKLQGFDVLILDTAGRITLDEGLMNEVAEVAAIASPVETLLVADSLTGQDAVRTARAFHERLPLTGLILTRADGDGRGGAMLSMRAVTGLPIKYMGSGEKVDALEVFDARRVAGRILGQGDIVALVEKAATELDQAKAEAMAKKLAKGQFDLNDLAAQLQQMKKMGGLQGIMGMLPGVAKMKAQMAEQNIDDRMILRQEAIISSMTKAERRKPDLLNASRKKRVAAGAGVEVQDINRLLKQHRQMADMVKSLSRGGRGNLQKMAAMMGGMPGMPGGGGGMGGIGGPDISRLKSLGGGRMPEPSEDEIKALQDRLSGLGGGSLPGGLPGLPGLPKKPN
- the fabB gene encoding beta-ketoacyl-ACP synthase I, with the translated sequence MRRVVVTGLGIVSSIGTGRDEVTASLRTARSGVVAAPDHIQHGFRSQVWAPPSLGATAEDWAPLVDRRAARFLANGTAWGHIAFEEALRDSGMTPEEIRDDRIGLIVGEGGPSTQVILQAAQTTIEKGAPKRIGPFAVPKAMASGPSAVLSTWFQMRGVNYSISSACATSAHCIGAGAEQIQWGKQDVVFAGGVEDIDWSMSNMFDAMGAMSSDFNATPSVASRAYDVARDGFVIAGGAGIVVLEEYERAVARGARIYAEVVGYGANADGYDMVAPSGEGAERCMKIAMAQAGGRRIDYLNPHGTSTPVGDSKEMGAVRNVFGTDMPLISSTKSLTGHSLGAAGAQEAIYSLLMLDNGFAAESAHIENLDPEFEGMPILRERKDVELTTVMSNSFGFGGTNGTVIFSKV
- a CDS encoding SH3 domain-containing protein, which translates into the protein MAVVACAVLAGAGATMPDGRPTPTGLEVPRWVSLKSTHVRARQGPGLDYRILWEYRAAGLPVQVIAETREWRKICDPEHGVAWINRSVASGRRGAFNGSDVEVAVHAARNARSPVRARFSPRSVVALDECRDGWCRVRAHKLKGWLPQGSVFGTQPTAQCDARRGAGEAG
- a CDS encoding YegP family protein produces the protein MAHKFEIYKDKAGEFRVRFKYNSEVIFSTEGYSDKSGAKRAIESIKKHVGDAETEEV
- the rimM gene encoding ribosome maturation factor RimM (Essential for efficient processing of 16S rRNA) — protein: MTAKLILVGHVAGGFGVKGEVKITAYTADPLALTAYGPLLRADGSHALTVLSARPTKDGIVGRVKEVATREEADALRNLKLHVPRERFPAPDEDEFYLADLIGVEARDPDGVVLGTVKAVQNFGADDMLEIAPAAGGPTWFLPFTRAATPELHLSDGWLLAIRPNEVGEREPD